The following are encoded together in the Xanthomonas vesicatoria ATCC 35937 genome:
- a CDS encoding response regulator, protein MFDNLLTGRRILVVEDDYLLAEALNDLLVEAGARVVGPVGNVQDALSLLASGQTIDGALLDVNVRGQPVFPVADALLERGVPFSFCSGYDRYTLPPRFAHLSYCMKPYNPRTITTLLSKQTQPAEHY, encoded by the coding sequence ATGTTCGACAATCTACTCACTGGCCGCCGGATCCTGGTGGTCGAAGACGATTATCTATTGGCCGAGGCGCTCAACGATCTGCTCGTCGAAGCGGGTGCGCGCGTGGTGGGCCCAGTCGGGAATGTGCAAGACGCGCTATCGCTACTCGCGTCAGGCCAGACCATCGATGGCGCGCTACTGGACGTCAATGTACGTGGCCAGCCTGTGTTCCCGGTCGCCGACGCCCTGCTGGAGCGCGGTGTTCCGTTCTCTTTCTGCTCCGGGTACGACCGCTACACGCTACCGCCGCGGTTCGCGCACCTGTCCTACTGCATGAAGCCGTACAACCCGCGCACCATCACCACATTGCTCAGCAAACAGACCCAACCGGCCGAGCACTATTGA
- a CDS encoding sigma-54-dependent transcriptional regulator has translation MDRLSCAIIDDDVEFCDQVVELATDSGFRAKGIHTLGEASHWLDSNFPDLLVVDVGLPDGSGFDLIERLDPDHTPQIVVVSGDYAYETQGRAQQFGVSEFLTKPFAPERLERVLGGLREAQQGNLGIIGNSDSIVLLRKDIVRVAPTDLNVLVTGETGTGKDLVARAIHRVSGRRGRFVPVNCGAIPEELLASQLFGHERGSFTGADRRHAGFLEQAADGTLFLDEIGEMPKRLQVYLLRAIESRSFMRVGGNEEIPLDARVVAATHQHVQREQAVLREDLFYRLNEYPIQVPSLRERRGDARVLGLRVIDELNVKYGKRKLPTKSLLRYLAYHTWPGNVRELRSFIHYLYLRSDGDLLTAPDVEQTVPQADEDGLLIPVGWTMRQAEDAMIESALARTRFNKKAAARELGISVRTLHNRLSDKDAQ, from the coding sequence ATGGACCGTCTTTCCTGCGCCATCATCGATGACGACGTGGAGTTCTGCGATCAGGTGGTTGAGTTGGCCACCGATAGCGGCTTCCGCGCCAAGGGCATCCACACCCTTGGCGAAGCCAGCCATTGGCTGGACAGCAACTTCCCCGATCTATTAGTTGTGGACGTTGGCCTGCCAGATGGCAGCGGCTTCGATCTCATCGAACGGTTGGACCCCGATCACACACCACAGATCGTCGTGGTGTCGGGCGACTATGCATATGAAACCCAGGGCCGCGCGCAGCAGTTTGGGGTCAGCGAGTTCCTGACCAAGCCGTTTGCGCCGGAGCGGCTGGAGCGTGTGCTGGGTGGTCTGCGTGAGGCCCAGCAGGGCAATCTGGGCATCATTGGTAACAGCGACAGCATCGTGCTGTTGCGCAAGGACATCGTGCGCGTGGCGCCAACCGATCTGAATGTTCTGGTGACTGGCGAAACCGGCACCGGCAAGGATCTGGTCGCACGTGCCATCCACCGGGTGTCGGGCCGTCGCGGTCGCTTCGTGCCGGTCAACTGCGGCGCGATTCCCGAAGAGTTGTTGGCAAGCCAGCTGTTTGGCCATGAGCGCGGCAGCTTCACCGGTGCCGACCGTCGTCATGCCGGATTCCTGGAACAGGCGGCCGATGGCACGCTGTTTCTGGATGAGATCGGCGAAATGCCCAAGCGCTTGCAGGTCTATCTGTTGCGGGCGATCGAATCGCGCAGTTTCATGCGCGTTGGCGGCAACGAAGAAATTCCGCTCGATGCGCGGGTGGTCGCTGCCACGCATCAACATGTGCAGCGCGAGCAAGCCGTGCTGCGTGAGGATCTGTTCTACCGTCTCAACGAGTACCCGATCCAGGTGCCGTCGCTTCGCGAACGCCGCGGCGACGCGCGTGTGCTGGGGCTACGCGTGATCGACGAGCTCAACGTCAAATACGGCAAGCGCAAGCTGCCGACCAAGTCGCTGCTGCGCTATCTGGCGTATCACACCTGGCCGGGCAACGTGCGCGAGCTACGCTCGTTCATCCACTATCTGTATCTGCGCTCGGATGGCGATTTGCTGACTGCGCCGGATGTGGAGCAGACCGTGCCGCAGGCCGACGAAGACGGCTTGCTGATTCCGGTGGGGTGGACCATGCGTCAAGCCGAAGACGCCATGATCGAGTCAGCCTTGGCGCGTACGCGGTTCAACAAGAAGGCTGCGGCACGCGAATTGGGGATCAGCGTACGCACGCTGCATAACCGGCTCAGTGACAAGGACGCGCAGTGA